Sequence from the Terriglobales bacterium genome:
TTCGCTCGAGCCGGGAACCTATCGCCTGACGATTAAAGTGAACGACAACGTCTCCAAGCAAACCATCACGCCTTCAGCCAATTTTGCAGTGGAGTGATTGTGCGTTTCAAAGGCTATTCTGAAGCGAGCATGAATACCGAGGACAATCGTCTGATTAGCGTGCGCTTGTGGTGGAGCATTGCGGCCGTGATCGCCACACTGCTTGGCGTCTTTGGAGGATTCTGGTGGAATCATGAGCGTATGTGGACCCTTAGCGCTCGTGACGGCCGTCCATTGTGCCGCGTGCAGGAAGGCTGGACTGAACAAGAAGTTTCAGTTCATTGTGGGGCACCCTCGGGAAGAGGGACGCAGCCAAAAGTGCCGGGCGGAGGGCCCTTCAGCCTGCAGATGTGTTCAGCGCCTGGCGACGTCTACGGTACCAAGGTAGTGTTTTACGGATGCGATAGAAAAGTGACAACCGTGGAGCAGATGCCGACGGGAGACTTCATCTATCCTTCGGATTGAACGATAAGGAAGCATATCTGGGTTTCACGGGTTCTGCGGCAACGGCTCTGCCTCAGCCACGCCATCCGCGCGCGGATCAGAAGCCCCAAAGTTCATCCTGGTTTTCGCGTTGTGCAGCACCGCCTGACCGCGGCCCATAAGCGACGTATATTCTTTGCGGACCGTCAGCTTGTGTCCTTTATCCCGCAAGGCCTGCAAGACGTCGGGCTTGACCCGCGATTCAATGAAAATGTCGCAGGTGATTTGATTTTCTCTGACCGTGAACCGCGGAGCTTCCAGTGCTCCCTGGATGTTCATTGCATAATCCACCAGATTGGAAACGAATTGAGCATGGGCCAGCGGTTGATTGGGGCCGCCCATGATGCCGAAGCCGATATGCACATCGCCGCGCTCCATAAACGCAGGAATAATTGTGTGGAAGGGGCGCTTGCGCGGTTCGAGCGCGTTCGGATGCTTGCGATCGAGCACAAATAATGCTCCCCGGTTCTGTAAAGCGAATCCCATTCCATTGACCACAACTCCTGAGCCAAAGCCGGAGTAATTGCTCTGAATCAGGGAAGCGATGTTTCCGTCTTTATCTACTACGGACAGGTAAGTGGTGTCGCTGGTCGCTGGATTGCCCGGGCCGGGATTGCAGTTCGCCTTGTTCGGATCAATCAGCGCTGCCCGCTGCGCACTGTATTCCTTGGAGAGCAGGCCTTTGACCGGAACTTTGGCAAAGCGCGGGTCAGCGTTGTAGCGATAGAGGTCGGCATAGGCCAGCTTCATGGCCTCGATTTTTTTGTGCAGTTCAACCGTGCCTTGCGGACCTTCCGCGTCGGGCTGGAAATTGCTCATGATGTTGAGCATCTCGAGCGCGGCCATGCCCTGCACGTTGGGAGGCAGTTCGTAAACCTTCCACCCGCGATAATCAATGGAGATGGGCTCAACCCATTCGGCAGAAAAATCAGCCAGGTCATCCAACTGCATTGTCCCGCCAAACCCTGATGAGGTCTGAACAATGGCCTGGGCAACCGGGCCTTTGTAGAATGCGTCGCGGCCCTGGTCGGCAACCAGTCGCAGGGTTTTGGCCAGGTCGGGATTCGTGAATCTTGCTCCGA
This genomic interval carries:
- the ggt gene encoding gamma-glutamyltransferase, with amino-acid sequence MLRSILILAILLLGVPAMVSSQDRSYGRSMVVTDRGIVATSHYLASQAGAQTLARGGSAIDAAITANAVLGVTEPMMNGMGGDLFLIYWDAKTGKLYGLNSSGWAPRKLTIDFLAQQGITSMPHEGIHTVTVPGAVEGWSQAHRRFGRLPWKDLFTPAIYYAEHGYAVPELIHDFWVEEEPKMQKTEEARRIFLPGGKAPELGARFTNPDLAKTLRLVADQGRDAFYKGPVAQAIVQTSSGFGGTMQLDDLADFSAEWVEPISIDYRGWKVYELPPNVQGMAALEMLNIMSNFQPDAEGPQGTVELHKKIEAMKLAYADLYRYNADPRFAKVPVKGLLSKEYSAQRAALIDPNKANCNPGPGNPATSDTTYLSVVDKDGNIASLIQSNYSGFGSGVVVNGMGFALQNRGALFVLDRKHPNALEPRKRPFHTIIPAFMERGDVHIGFGIMGGPNQPLAHAQFVSNLVDYAMNIQGALEAPRFTVRENQITCDIFIESRVKPDVLQALRDKGHKLTVRKEYTSLMGRGQAVLHNAKTRMNFGASDPRADGVAEAEPLPQNP